The following proteins come from a genomic window of Alnus glutinosa chromosome 10, dhAlnGlut1.1, whole genome shotgun sequence:
- the LOC133879430 gene encoding uncharacterized protein LOC133879430 — translation MEDILRVLFPKTAKALQGQTGIIEVETTHSCSEVLSSGGYVQEGCKLAPSNFVLNNMNGSKLPMDYSYFWEMFEALKSLENGRDPKSFLANPQVIKVDVDKSILLVNTVVNESLQNTIYHDDEILLQEIASMLDELKLLSAALGVSEAELGKNMSTIGELSKRLLSRMPNVEPILSQQFLQHDTNILVETSETRCTSVDQDEEDNGSKGKSKALEANSESSQETENKGKGNKSKKKKNRKAGKKR, via the exons ATGGAGGACATTTTAAGAGTCTTGTTTCCAAAGACAGCCAAAGCCTTGCAAGGTCAAACTGGAATTATTGAAGTGGAAACAACTCATTCTTGCAGTGAAGTGCTTTCGTCGGGCGGTTATGTTCAGGAGGGTTGTAAACTTGCACCTTCAAACTTTGTTTTGAACAACATGAATGGAAGCAAGCTGCCAATGGATTATAGTTACTTTTGGGAAATGTTTGAAGCATTGAAGTCATTGGAGAATGGTAGAGATCCAAAGAGCTTTTTGGCCAATCCTCAAGTAATCAAG GTGGATGTTGACAAAAGTATTCTCCTTGTAAATACTGTTGTGAACGAAAGCCTTCAGAATACTATTTACCATGATGATGAAATCCTATTGCAGGAAATAGCCAGCATGCTTGATGAATTGAAGCTACTATCTGCTGCATTGGGTGTGAG TGAAGCGGAGCTTGGAAAGAATATGTCAACAATTGGAGAACTTTCCAAGAGATTGCTGTCAAGAATGCCAAATGTGGAACCTATCTTGAGTCAGCAATTCTTGCAACACGACACAAACATTCTGGTTGAGACATCAGAAACTAGATGTACATCTGTTGACCAGGATGAAGAGGACAATGGTAGCAAGGGTAAGTCAAAGGCTTTAGAAGCCAACAGTGAAAGCAGTCAGGAAACAGAAAACAAGGGGAAGGGGAACAAgtccaagaaaaagaagaatcgtAAAGCAGGCAAGAAGAGATAA
- the LOC133879644 gene encoding CAAX prenyl protease 1 homolog isoform X1, with protein MAFPYMEAVIVFMIFKYIFESYLDMRQHAALKWRTLPQTLEGVISQENFEKSRAYSLDKSHFYFLWELVAILMNSAILFFRVLPWFWKKSGEFVVLVGLNAENEIIHTLAFWAGCMFWSEVTDLPFSLYRTFVIESRHGFNKQTVWLFFRDSFKGIGVAVVRGPLIVSAIIIIVQKGGPYLAINLWASQFVLSLVWMTLYPILIAPLFNKFTPLPDGDLREKIENLASSLEFPLKKLFVVDGSTRSSHSNAYMYGFFKNKRIVLYDTLIQQCENDEEIVAVIAHELGHWKLNHTMYTFIAVQILTFLQFGGYTLARNSSDLFQSFGFDTQPVLIGIIIFKHTIIPLRYLESFALNLVRRSFEFQADAFAKNLGHALALRDALVKLQEENLSAMNTDPWYSFFLCSHPPLVERLAALDELDKKED; from the exons ATGGCGTTTCCGTACATGGAGGCTGTCAtcg ttttcatgaTATTTAAGTATATCTTTGAATCTTATTTGGATATGCGGCAACATGCGGCCCTCAAATGGCGAACTCTCCCACAAACTTTGGAAGGAGTGATCAGCCAAGAGAATTTTGAAAAGTCTCGAGCCTATAGTCTTGATAAAAG CcacttctattttctttgggagTTAGTGGCTATATTGATGAACTCTGCAATTTTGTTCTTCAGAGTATTGCCTTGGTTTTGGAAG AAATCGGGAGAATTTGTGGTGCTAGTTGGTCTCAACGCAGAGAATGAGATAATACACACCCTTGCGTTTTGGGCTGGTTGTATGTTTTGGTCAGAG GTCACTGATTTGCCATTTTCTCTATACAGGACATTTGTGATCGAGTCCCGCCACGGTTTCAACAAA CAAACAGTATGGTTGTTCTTTAGGGACTCATTTAAAGGAATTGGCGTTGCTGTTGTACGTGGCCCGCTTATTGTTTCTGCAATTATTATAATAGTACAG AAAGGAGGTCCTTACCTGGCAATCAATCTCTGGGCGTCTCAGTTTGTTCTTTCTCTTGTGTGGATGACACTCTACCCTATTCTAATAGCCCCACTATTTAACAAGTTCACCCCT CTCCCAGATGGTGATCTCAGGgagaaaattgaaaatcttGCTTCCTCTCTCGAGTTTCCTTTGAAGAAGTTGTTCGTTGTTGATGGATCGACAAGGTCGAGCCATAGCAAT GCCTATATGTATGGATTCTTCAAGAACAAGCGGATTGTCCTTTATGACACATTGATTCAGCAG TGCGAAAATGATGAAGAAATTGTAGCTGTTATTGCTCATGAGTTGGGGCATTGGAAACTTAATCATACAATGTACACATTCATTGCTGTGCAG ATTCTTACATTTTTGCAATTTGGAGGATATACTCTTGCGAGAAACTCAAGTGACTTGTTTCAGAGTTTTGGGTTTGATACACAACCCGTACTCATTGGTATCATAATATTTAAG CACACCATAATACCTCTCCGGTACCTAGAAAGCTTTGCTCTAAATCTTGTGAGGCGATCTTTTGAGTTTCAG GCTGATGCCTTTGCTAAGAATCTTGGTCATGCCCTTGCACTTCGAGATGCTCTTGTGAAACTGCAG GAAGAAAATTTGTCAGCTATGAACACTGATCCTTGGTACTCGTTTTTCCTCTGTTCACATCCCCCCCTTGTGGAACGATTGGCTGCACTTGATGAACTAGATAAGAAAGAGGACTGA
- the LOC133879644 gene encoding CAAX prenyl protease 1 homolog isoform X2: MAFPYMEAVIVFMIFKYIFESYLDMRQHAALKWRTLPQTLEGVISQENFEKSRAYSLDKSHFYFLWELVAILMNSAILFFRVLPWFWKKSGEFVVLVGLNAENEIIHTLAFWAGCMFWSEDICDRVPPRFQQIWLFFRDSFKGIGVAVVRGPLIVSAIIIIVQKGGPYLAINLWASQFVLSLVWMTLYPILIAPLFNKFTPLPDGDLREKIENLASSLEFPLKKLFVVDGSTRSSHSNAYMYGFFKNKRIVLYDTLIQQCENDEEIVAVIAHELGHWKLNHTMYTFIAVQILTFLQFGGYTLARNSSDLFQSFGFDTQPVLIGIIIFKHTIIPLRYLESFALNLVRRSFEFQADAFAKNLGHALALRDALVKLQEENLSAMNTDPWYSFFLCSHPPLVERLAALDELDKKED, encoded by the exons ATGGCGTTTCCGTACATGGAGGCTGTCAtcg ttttcatgaTATTTAAGTATATCTTTGAATCTTATTTGGATATGCGGCAACATGCGGCCCTCAAATGGCGAACTCTCCCACAAACTTTGGAAGGAGTGATCAGCCAAGAGAATTTTGAAAAGTCTCGAGCCTATAGTCTTGATAAAAG CcacttctattttctttgggagTTAGTGGCTATATTGATGAACTCTGCAATTTTGTTCTTCAGAGTATTGCCTTGGTTTTGGAAG AAATCGGGAGAATTTGTGGTGCTAGTTGGTCTCAACGCAGAGAATGAGATAATACACACCCTTGCGTTTTGGGCTGGTTGTATGTTTTGGTCAGAG GACATTTGTGATCGAGTCCCGCCACGGTTTCAACAAA TATGGTTGTTCTTTAGGGACTCATTTAAAGGAATTGGCGTTGCTGTTGTACGTGGCCCGCTTATTGTTTCTGCAATTATTATAATAGTACAG AAAGGAGGTCCTTACCTGGCAATCAATCTCTGGGCGTCTCAGTTTGTTCTTTCTCTTGTGTGGATGACACTCTACCCTATTCTAATAGCCCCACTATTTAACAAGTTCACCCCT CTCCCAGATGGTGATCTCAGGgagaaaattgaaaatcttGCTTCCTCTCTCGAGTTTCCTTTGAAGAAGTTGTTCGTTGTTGATGGATCGACAAGGTCGAGCCATAGCAAT GCCTATATGTATGGATTCTTCAAGAACAAGCGGATTGTCCTTTATGACACATTGATTCAGCAG TGCGAAAATGATGAAGAAATTGTAGCTGTTATTGCTCATGAGTTGGGGCATTGGAAACTTAATCATACAATGTACACATTCATTGCTGTGCAG ATTCTTACATTTTTGCAATTTGGAGGATATACTCTTGCGAGAAACTCAAGTGACTTGTTTCAGAGTTTTGGGTTTGATACACAACCCGTACTCATTGGTATCATAATATTTAAG CACACCATAATACCTCTCCGGTACCTAGAAAGCTTTGCTCTAAATCTTGTGAGGCGATCTTTTGAGTTTCAG GCTGATGCCTTTGCTAAGAATCTTGGTCATGCCCTTGCACTTCGAGATGCTCTTGTGAAACTGCAG GAAGAAAATTTGTCAGCTATGAACACTGATCCTTGGTACTCGTTTTTCCTCTGTTCACATCCCCCCCTTGTGGAACGATTGGCTGCACTTGATGAACTAGATAAGAAAGAGGACTGA